ctaaattgaattttaaaaaattaacgataacttatattataaaattaaaatatggacatttgaaataaatatttttattttgataatatcaTTTTTTGTCATTATTAAAGTCAATTGTGTACTTTTTcatcaattataatatttttctcttcaataattaaaacattatagaaaataagttttaaattgAATTCCACACATTTTAAAAGTTACATGCATGATTTTCAATATTATTGAGTATCAATAAGTTAATCTATCAAAAGttgtattcaatatttatgctcATATTCCAtgcttaataatattaaaaattatgtacataagttttaaaaattaaaaataaaatactgttaaaattaatttaaaaacatcattttgttattttaatatatgttaataaaaattaaaatacattaatttgatttgaagttatttttcacaaatttttaattattaagaagcaaaaataataaactaataaaaaaatatgaatgaaTTTAATAGAcatgattaaataaaaatatttagttcaaaggactattttattaataaaataaaactttaaagcCTTAGTATATATTCagtactaaattttaatattttacctttatcttaaaaaaaaattatataaatatgaatttgtgtaaatatttatctatttttttatatccaATATagcagaaaaataattatactgatagatattgaataaatttttataaaatataaaatttgaaaatatatcATGTGTGTTGCataaaatagttataatatGTTACTTAGAAaatgtgaatttttttatttaactacaaaaatataaaatttttaaataaaaataaaatatataactgatttgaaaattttaataaatgaaaattgagaaattaaataaatactaaattcaaattcacatttattcatttcaaataattataatttattcttacCTCTTTGCTGAAATTATTATCTTGCTTTTTCCTTCCTCGTGGTATTAATGTGGCACAAAAGGTAGTATCAAGGTGATCAACCTCAGCACTCGTACTCAATGTTGATGATTCTGGAATTGAAACGCAAAATGTCTTCATTTTCCGACATTCACAAAACcaaaatttttctaacaaaGACCACTCAAGAGAAACATTATTATCTTTGCAAAAACCCATCAAATTTGGCAGATCTGAAAGGTGAAGATCAGTTAGGCTAGGAAACAATACTATTTTGCTTCTTCCCTTATCTTTTGCAACAATGTATTCCATCTTCTTACATGACAAAATGGTTAAGTGTTTAAGCTGCACCAATTGTTGAGCTACATAGAGAGGAAAGGCTGCTTCTTGAAAATCACAGTGACAGATATGAAGCTCTCGCAAATTTAATAATGGTGAACTTGGTGGAAAAAAAAATGTAGAAATCATTTCCATTGGTCCACTTTTCATTTGAGATGTGCTTGGCTGCTCCATCTCCATATCCTGCCAAATTTATTAGGGAGATCATCTAATTCATTCATTGCTAATGTAGGTGTAATTAATGCTTCTAACTCCCAAACCCTAAAGTAAATTTCAACAATTTCAATGGCATTACGTTATGAAATTCAATGAGTACATACCTTTTTCTTGGAAACATCTTTTGGCTTTCCTCTTCTTAGTAAGCGTTGAGCAATTGAGCTTGTTGGGAACATGACTTTGAGCTCACTTTGATTGTAACTTTTGTTCAAAGTTGATGAGTCTGGAGTTTCACAATAATGTGTCTTCAGTTTAGGACAAGACCATATCTTCAAATATACTAATGAGTACAACTCAAAAGAAATATCATTGTCCGCAAAGAAAGCCACCAGCTCTGGTAGATCATCAAGATTAAGCTTAGTTAGATTAGGAAACGCTATTTTGCTTATGCCcttgtttttttcttcttcttttgcttttgcAACTATATATTCCATCTTACAACATGCTGAGATATTTAATTCTTTAAGCTGCACAAATTGATAGGCAACAGAAGGATGAAACAGTGTTTTTACCAAACCACAATTACGAAAGGTAAGCTTTTGCAACTTTGATAGCCGTAgccaaagagaagaaaaaaatatagaaatcttTTCTACTGGTTCAGTTTTAGATTGAACAATTTCCATTCTATTGTTTATTTCAGATGCACTCGACTCTTCTATATCCTGTCAAAcacgaatatatatatattagccattgaaacaaaaattaaaactcaatttattCTATATAAAATGAAAACAATTAGCAAACGTAGAAGGTATGgatgaaaataattatagaaaaataacaTATATCAGTAATGGGCAGATAATTTtgggtaaattttttttttttaaatgagaatttAAAAATCGGAAAAGTAGAATCTGAAATAtctcaaatttactcagatACATTTACCATCAAACTAAGTCTGTGAGTGCAATTTTGAGTAAATTTATAATGTGtcaagtgagttttatgaaataataataaagtaaattatGCATTGGAGACATATACCGATTAAGgttttatttatatgtaaaaaataatttgtatttaaaaaatattttttataaaaaatatttttttaaaaattttttttaatgaaatacttattttttattatttaattttaaattaaaaaataaaattttattaataaatttatatataaatgtcttgataaatattttaagatgtgaaaattgattttatttttttaaaactaaaaattattttcttggtttatttttttattagaaaaatatttttttaactaaattttttaaaaaaatgaaaaatattgttttaaaaattattttttttgaaacaaatagagcttattaaaaagttttaattttttttttcagtcacGCTATGAAGCAAGGGATTAATATGTCAGTGTGAGGGCTTCACATGAAAAAATTTTCTCATTAATTTGTCGCCAAGTCATAttagtgataaaaaaaaattataaaaatactatGTTTTCTTCAAGGGATTACTcatacatatttaaaataatgaaatatttttttaagtaataaaaataattactaaaagtttaaaaacaagtaaaattataaaatggtcttcatatttaaactaaaattttctttaattataaaaaatataaaagcttACCTTGTAGATAAATCCAATAAAGTTTGGAAGGTCATCCAAGCAGAGAGTTGTAAGTGGCGACTCAATCTCATCATTCACTTTGTTTCTGTAGAAAATTCCCTCCATCTTTTTGCACAAACTTACGGTCATGCTGTAAAGTTGCCTCAACTCTCTAGCCATGGATAGtggaataaagtacttcaactCATCACATCCATATATTTCTACTTTTCTTAAATTGCTCAAGTATGAGAGGGGACTTTTTGGAGACTCTGGAATTCTCACTAGTGCATCAACACATTCATCTCGCTTCAAATACGCATAACTATTATCTTCTATCTTATTTacaattttcttcaaatttttcacTTCTTCCAAATACAAGACTTCAACTTCCTTCAACAAAACACATATCCCACTCCCTTTAATATCACTTGCATCTCCTTTAAGATGCAACACATTCTCTGAATCTTTGTGCACAGTAAAAAGCCTTGATTTGCCTACAAAAATGTGGAATCTTATTAAGTTTCTAAAGACTGAATCTTTAGGTGAAATGTAGGCATTTACTACAGTAATATGCAATGCAGTTATATGATGAGTCTCTAGCTCGCTGAGGCTTGCATTGGTTTTCTCTTCGTCTTCCTTCCATTCCCATTTCATCATATATCTACGTGGAAGATACAACTCTTCTAGTTTGGACAACCTTGATAATACAACTGGTGGAATGTATCTAAGGTTCTCGACCCTGCGCAGGTTTAGCAACCTTAGATTTTTCAGTAATCCTATTTCTGCAGGCAGCTCTCCTAAGCGATAACTACGAATTTCAAGTATTTCCAGTTTAACGAGAGCTCCAATTGTATGCATCTCGTTTAGCCTACCATTCAAAAGACATAAGGTTTGAAGATTCTTCAAGACATCAATTGATTGTGGCAGTGATGGGATACGGGAGGCTATAGATAGAACTTTGAGTTCTTTCATCCCTTCTAACACGTTGGTTGGCAGGCGTTCTAACTGACAATCATGCCAAAGCTGTAAGAGTTCAAGCTTCGGACACTTTAaatgatgtttaagttttttgaTGTCTTCACACAGAAGTGAAATTGCAGTGCAATTTTTGTACCCATCATCATATTGCCACTCATTTATTCTAGCTTGACTTTGTAATGTGTGCCACTGCTTATTTCTGGAGGCAAGTGACATGGCTACATCACGGACAAGGTCATGCATTTTGACAGACTCGTTCCGTTTGTCATCACCTTCAAGCAACAAATTTGACCCTTTGAGCATATCAATAAGCTTATAGATCCTATCTCTTCCTTCATGCACATATTCAACACCTTTAAACAGCCTTAGGCCCATTCCATATTCAAGCAAATCTTCAACCAGAATATTGAAATCTTCAGGGAACAAGCTACAAAGCAAAAAGCATGACTTGGCCTCTTCATCTTCCAAATAGTTGTAACTTAATTCAATTGCAGAAAACACCTTTGCCTTCATTCCTGATATATATTCCAGCTTAGAATTCTTTAGATGTCGAAGCACATCATTCCAAATgtgtttgtttttgttttttaatgccTTGGAAAGAGTTACAATGGCAATTGGTAAG
This is a stretch of genomic DNA from Manihot esculenta cultivar AM560-2 chromosome 2, M.esculenta_v8, whole genome shotgun sequence. It encodes these proteins:
- the LOC122723138 gene encoding disease resistance protein At4g27190-like isoform X1, producing the protein MEVLLAIGGTIAGEIAKNLVAPIWRPIYYLIYYKHNIENLKEELQLLDDKRTEVGLRVNNAKSNLQVVVDSVIRWQEKADGIDRRSKEFIQNEMNVNKCLNRYSFSRKAKKMTENMLALLEEARNFGEIAYPDPCQKIELWFSDERIKNFKSRESILNDILMALKNDDLCVIGICGMSGIGKTTMVKQLMKNMETEKLFDEFAMVAVSDTPDFRKIQDEIASCLGLELKNDESEVVRASKLRQRLTNCDKRILLILDDVWKEDGLGEIGVPLGCRSNGCKIVLTSRNEFVCSSLGSQRNFLMKVLNDEEALVLFKETAGDSIVYDLLDTVNEIVNECEGLPIAIVTLSKALKNKNKHIWNDVLRHLKNSKLEYISGMKAKVFSAIELSYNYLEDEEAKSCFLLCSLFPEDFNILVEDLLEYGMGLRLFKGVEYVHEGRDRIYKLIDMLKGSNLLLEGDDKRNESVKMHDLVRDVAMSLASRNKQWHTLQSQARINEWQYDDGYKNCTAISLLCEDIKKLKHHLKCPKLELLQLWHDCQLERLPTNVLEGMKELKVLSIASRIPSLPQSIDVLKNLQTLCLLNGRLNEMHTIGALVKLEILEIRSYRLGELPAEIGLLKNLRLLNLRRVENLRYIPPVVLSRLSKLEELYLPRRYMMKWEWKEDEEKTNASLSELETHHITALHITVVNAYISPKDSVFRNLIRFHIFVGKSRLFTVHKDSENVLHLKGDASDIKGSGICVLLKEVEVLYLEEVKNLKKIVNKIEDNSYAYLKRDECVDALVRIPESPKSPLSYLSNLRKVEIYGCDELKYFIPLSMARELRQLYSMTVSLCKKMEGIFYRNKVNDEIESPLTTLCLDDLPNFIGFIYKDIEESSASEINNRMEIVQSKTEPVEKISIFFSSLWLRLSKLQKLTFRNCGLVKTLFHPSVAYQFVQLKELNISACCKMEYIVAKAKEEEKNKGISKIAFPNLTKLNLDDLPELVAFFADNDISFELYSLVYLKIWSCPKLKTHYCETPDSSTLNKSYNQSELKVMFPTSSIAQRLLRRGKPKDVSKKKDMEMEQPSTSQMKSGPMEMISTFFFPPSSPLLNLRELHICHCDFQEAAFPLYVAQQLVQLKHLTILSCKKMEYIVAKDKGRSKIVLFPSLTDLHLSDLPNLMGFCKDNNVSLEWSLLEKFWFCECRKMKTFCVSIPESSTLSTSAEVDHLDTTFCATLIPRGRKKQDNNFSKEVSLIKNQRDPSVSNIDESCAFPSKLIQQLQNVKHLMINGSDSVEVIFSFEGLINGVLNSVEEIWLASLPNLKHLWFKIPPEITAFQNLGKLIVKDCDNLINLFSICSAKLVGKLQSIEIRRCKRMEEIIGKEDEEISMQKIVFPQLRSLTLEDLPNLNSFCNTIYALEFPFLETLEFRNCKRMETFSYGSLSMPKLEKVMINERRHQLMGSDPNLNAKMSELLRDRRVAEFEW
- the LOC122723138 gene encoding disease resistance protein RPS2-like isoform X2 gives rise to the protein MEVLLAIGGTIAGEIAKNLVAPIWRPIYYLIYYKHNIENLKEELQLLDDKRTEVGLRVNNAKSNLQVVVDSVIRWQEKADGIDRRSKEFIQNEMNVNKCLNRYSFSRKAKKMTENMLALLEEARNFGEIAYPDPCQKIELWFSDERIKNFKSRESILNDILMALKNDDLCVIGICGMSGIGKTTMVKQLMKNMETEKLFDEFAMVAVSDTPDFRKIQDEIASCLGLELKNDESEVVRASKLRQRLTNCDKRILLILDDVWKEDGLGEIGVPLGCRSNGCKIVLTSRNEFVCSSLGSQRNFLMKVLNDEEALVLFKETAGDSIVYDLLDTVNEIVNECEGLPIAIVTLSKALKNKNKHIWNDVLRHLKNSKLEYISGMKAKVFSAIELSYNYLEDEEAKSCFLLCSLFPEDFNILVEDLLEYGMGLRLFKGVEYVHEGRDRIYKLIDMLKGSNLLLEGDDKRNESVKMHDLVRDVAMSLASRNKQWHTLQSQARINEWQYDDGYKNCTAISLLCEDIKKLKHHLKCPKLELLQLWHDCQLERLPTNVLEGMKELKVLSIASRIPSLPQSIDVLKNLQTLCLLNGRLNEMHTIGALVKLEILEIRSYRLGELPAEIGLLKNLRLLNLRRVENLRYIPPVVLSRLSKLEELYLPRRYMMKWEWKEDEEKTNASLSELETHHITALHITVVNAYISPKDSVFRNLIRFHIFVGKSRLFTVHKDSENVLHLKGDASDIKGSGICVLLKEVEVLYLEEVKNLKKIVNKIEDNSYAYLKRDECVDALVRIPESPKSPLSYLSNLRKVEIYGCDELKYFIPLSMARELRQLYSMTVSLCKKMEGIFYRNKVNDEIESPLTTLCLDDLPNFIGFIYKDIEESSASEINNRMEIVQSKTEPVEKISIFFSSLWLRLSKLQKLTFRNCGLVKTLFHPSVAYQFVQLKELNISACCKMEYIVAKAKEEEKNKGISKIAFPNLTKLNLDDLPELVAFFADNDISFELYSLVYLKIWSCPKLKTHYCETPDSSTLNKSYNQSELKVMFPTSSIAQRLLRRGKPKDVSKKKVSLIKNQRDPSVSNIDESCAFPSKLIQQLQNVKHLMINGSDSVEVIFSFEGLINGVLNSVEEIWLASLPNLKHLWFKIPPEITAFQNLGKLIVKDCDNLINLFSICSAKLVGKLQSIEIRRCKRMEEIIGKEDEEISMQKIVFPQLRSLTLEDLPNLNSFCNTIYALEFPFLETLEFRNCKRMETFSYGSLSMPKLEKVMINERRHQLMGSDPNLNAKMSELLRDRRVAEFEW